One Rosa chinensis cultivar Old Blush chromosome 5, RchiOBHm-V2, whole genome shotgun sequence genomic region harbors:
- the LOC112166882 gene encoding cytochrome P450 72A15 isoform X1, which translates to MEVTLASWVSLSLVLVSIILRWAWSVLDWVWLKPKKLERCLREQGLQGNSYKFLYGDVEENSILLKHAKSKPMNLSTCHDIAPRLIPLLDQTVKTYGKNSFVWSGPVPTVTIMNPEDVKDVFTKLDDFLKPVSNPFLNFLITGLISYEGEKWAKRRRIINPTFHVEKLKQMLPAFHKSCDEMIKEWESLASKDGSSCLLDVWPSLQQLTADVISRTAFGSSYQEGRKMFELLKEQLMLVANAIQSVYIPGWRFLPTKMNKRMKKIDREVKGLLKGIINKRERATGAGEASKHDLLGTLIESKFKDIQGDGKVRMSIEDVIEECKLFYLAGQETTSVLLVWTMILLGQNQNWQDRARQEVFHVFGSNKPDFDGLSHLKVVTMILYEVLRLYPPVHIISRTTHKKTQLGKFSLPAGVQVDLPTVLIHRDKELWGDDANEFNPERFSEGVSKATKSQLSFIPFGGGPRICIGQNFAMIEAKLALSLILLHFDFELSPSYAHAPSAPMIRPQYGAPIILQKR; encoded by the exons ATGGAAGTAACACTGGCTAGTTGGGTATCGCTGAGCCTTGTTTTGGTTAGCATAATACTGAGATGGGCATGGAGTGTGCTGGATTGGGTTTGGCTGAAGCCGAAGAAACTAGAAAGATGTTTGAGGGAGCAAGGCCTTCAAGGCAATTCCTACAAGTTCTTGTATGGGGATGTGGAGGAGAACTCTATCCTGCTAAAACatgcaaaatccaaacccatgaACCTCTCCACCTGCCATGACATAGCACCACGACTCATCCCTCTTCTCGATCAAACCGTAAAAACTTATG GTAAGAACTCTTTTGTTTGGAGTGGCCCCGTACCAACCGTGACCATTATGAATCCTGAAGATGTGAAAGATGTCTTCACAAAACTTGATGATTTTCTTAAGCCAGTATCAAACCCATTTCTTAATTTCCTAATAACGGGTCTTATAAGCTATGAAGGTGAGAAATGGGCAAAGCGTAGGAGGATTATCAACCCAACATTCCATGTAGAGAAACTAAAG CAAATGTTACCCGCCTTTCACAAAAGTTGTGATGAGATGATTAAGGAATGGGAGAGCTTGGCTTCCAAAGATGGCTCATCATGTCTGTTGGATGTTTGGCCATCTCTACAACAGTTGACGGCTGACGTAATTTCTCGAACAGCATTTGGAAGTAGCTATCAGGAAGGAAGGAAAATGTTTGAACTCCTCAAAGAGCAATTAATGCTTGTAGCAAATGCCATACAAAGTGTGTACATACCAGGATGGAG GTTTCTACCAACGAAGATGAACAAGAGGATGAAGAAAATTGACAGAGAGGTAAAAGGTTTACTTAAGGgtataataaataaaagagagagggCCACTGGGGCAGGTGAAGCCTCTAAACATGACTTATTAGGTACACTTATAGAGTCAAAATTCAAGGACATCCAGGGAGATGGGAAGGTTCGGATGAGTATTGAAGATGTAATTGAGGAATGTAAGCTGTTTTACCTTGCTGGGCAAGAGACCACTTCAGTGTTGCTGGTTTGGACAATGATATTACTTGGTCAAAATCAGAATTGGCAAGATCGAGCAAGACAAGAGGTTTTTCATGTCTTTGGAAGCAACAAGCCAGACTTTGATGGACTATCTCACCTAAAAGTA GTAACCATGATTTTATATGAAGTTCTTCGATTGTACCCACCTGTGCATATTATCTCTCGAACCACTCACAAGAAAACACAACTCGGGAAATTCTCACTACCAGCTGGAGTCCAAGTCGACTTACCAACAGTGCTCATTCACCGTGACAAAGAACTGTGGGGTGATGATGCAAACGAGTTCAATCCTGAGAGGTTTTCGGAAGGAGTTTCTAAGGCAACAAAGAGCCAACTCTCATTTATCCCTTTCGGAGGTGGTCCCCGGATTTGCATTGGACAAAACTTTGCTATGATAGAAGCGAAGTTGGCCTTGTCATTGATCTTGCTACACTTTGACTTCGAGCTTTCTCCATCTTATGCTCATGCTCCTTCTGCACCTATGATTAGACCACAGTATGGAGCTCCTATCATTTTACAGAAGCGCTAA
- the LOC112166882 gene encoding cytochrome P450 72A14 isoform X4: MHKQMLPAFHKSCDEMIKEWESLASKDGSSCLLDVWPSLQQLTADVISRTAFGSSYQEGRKMFELLKEQLMLVANAIQSVYIPGWRFLPTKMNKRMKKIDREVKGLLKGIINKRERATGAGEASKHDLLGTLIESKFKDIQGDGKVRMSIEDVIEECKLFYLAGQETTSVLLVWTMILLGQNQNWQDRARQEVFHVFGSNKPDFDGLSHLKVVTMILYEVLRLYPPVHIISRTTHKKTQLGKFSLPAGVQVDLPTVLIHRDKELWGDDANEFNPERFSEGVSKATKSQLSFIPFGGGPRICIGQNFAMIEAKLALSLILLHFDFELSPSYAHAPSAPMIRPQYGAPIILQKR, translated from the exons ATGCATAAG CAAATGTTACCCGCCTTTCACAAAAGTTGTGATGAGATGATTAAGGAATGGGAGAGCTTGGCTTCCAAAGATGGCTCATCATGTCTGTTGGATGTTTGGCCATCTCTACAACAGTTGACGGCTGACGTAATTTCTCGAACAGCATTTGGAAGTAGCTATCAGGAAGGAAGGAAAATGTTTGAACTCCTCAAAGAGCAATTAATGCTTGTAGCAAATGCCATACAAAGTGTGTACATACCAGGATGGAG GTTTCTACCAACGAAGATGAACAAGAGGATGAAGAAAATTGACAGAGAGGTAAAAGGTTTACTTAAGGgtataataaataaaagagagagggCCACTGGGGCAGGTGAAGCCTCTAAACATGACTTATTAGGTACACTTATAGAGTCAAAATTCAAGGACATCCAGGGAGATGGGAAGGTTCGGATGAGTATTGAAGATGTAATTGAGGAATGTAAGCTGTTTTACCTTGCTGGGCAAGAGACCACTTCAGTGTTGCTGGTTTGGACAATGATATTACTTGGTCAAAATCAGAATTGGCAAGATCGAGCAAGACAAGAGGTTTTTCATGTCTTTGGAAGCAACAAGCCAGACTTTGATGGACTATCTCACCTAAAAGTA GTAACCATGATTTTATATGAAGTTCTTCGATTGTACCCACCTGTGCATATTATCTCTCGAACCACTCACAAGAAAACACAACTCGGGAAATTCTCACTACCAGCTGGAGTCCAAGTCGACTTACCAACAGTGCTCATTCACCGTGACAAAGAACTGTGGGGTGATGATGCAAACGAGTTCAATCCTGAGAGGTTTTCGGAAGGAGTTTCTAAGGCAACAAAGAGCCAACTCTCATTTATCCCTTTCGGAGGTGGTCCCCGGATTTGCATTGGACAAAACTTTGCTATGATAGAAGCGAAGTTGGCCTTGTCATTGATCTTGCTACACTTTGACTTCGAGCTTTCTCCATCTTATGCTCATGCTCCTTCTGCACCTATGATTAGACCACAGTATGGAGCTCCTATCATTTTACAGAAGCGCTAA
- the LOC112166881 gene encoding cytochrome P450 CYP72A219 isoform X2 codes for MLPAFHQSCDQMIKEWESWVSKQGSSCELDVWPSFQNLTADAISRTAFGSSYEEGRKIFKLLKEQISYVVKSMQSVYIPGWRFLPTKMNNRMKQVDKEITGLLKGIINKREQAIKAGEATKDDLLGALMESNLNDIQEHGKNNKDVGMSIEDVIGECKLFYFAGQESTSVLLVWTVVLLGQNQIWQDQARQEVLQVFGSNKPDFDGLSHLKVVTMILLEVLRLYPALVVLFRTTNKTIQLGKFSLPAGVEVGLSTLLIHRDKELWGDDANEFKPERFLKGVSKATKSPYSFIPFGGGPRICIGQNFALTEAKLAIALILQHFTFVLSPSYAHAPSAPMIKPQYGVPIILQKR; via the exons ATGTTACCGGCATTTCACCAAAGTTGTGATCAGATGATTAAGGAGTGGGAGAGCTGGGTCTCAAAACAGGGTTCATCATGTGAGTTGGATGTCTGGCCTTCTTTTCAAAATTTAACGGCTGATGCGATTTCTCGAACAGCGTTTGGAAGTAGCTATGAAGAAGGTAGAAAAATATTTAAACTCCTAAAAGAACAGATATCATATGTAGTAAAAAGCATGCAAAGTGTCTACATTCCAGGATGGAG gTTTCTACCAACTAAGATGAACAACAGGATGAAGCAAGTTGACAAAGAAATAACAGGTTTACTCAAGGGTAttataaataaaagagagcagGCCATTAAGGCAGGTGAAGCAACCAAAGATGACTTATTAGGTGCACTTATGGAATCAAACTTGAACGACATTCAGGAACATGGGAAGAACAACAAAGATGTTGGGATGAGTATTGAAGACGTGATTGGGGAGTGTAAGCTCTTTTACTTTGCTGGGCAAGAGTCCACTTCAGTATTGCTGGTTTGGACAGTCGTTTTACTTGGTCAAAATCAGATTTGGCAAGATCAAGCAAGACAAGAGGTTCTGCAAGTCTTTGGAAGCAACAAGCCAGACTTTGATGGCCTAAGTCACCTTAAAGTT GTAACCATGATTTTACTTGAAGTTCTTCGATTGTACCCAGCACTGGTTGTGCTTTTTCGAACCACTAACAAGACCATACAACTCGGGAAATTCTCACTACCAGCTGGAGTCGAAGTGGGCTTATCAACACTGCTCATTCACCGTGACAAGGAACTGTGGGGTGATGATGCAAACGAGTTCAAGCCTGAGAGGTTTTTAAAAGGAGTTTCTAAGGCAACAAAGAGCCCATACTCATTCATCCCTTTCGGAGGCGGTCCTCGAATTTGCATTGGGCAAAACTTTGCTCTGACAGAGGCAAAATTGGCCATAGCATTGATCTTGCAACACTTTACCTTTGTGCTTTCTCCATCTTATGCTCATGCTCCTTCTGCACCTATGATTAAACCACAGTATGGTGTTCCTATCATTCTACAGAAGCGTTAA
- the LOC112166882 gene encoding cytochrome P450 72A14 isoform X3, which produces MVRTVKDVFTKLDDFLKPVSNPFLNFLITGLISYEGEKWAKRRRIINPTFHVEKLKQMLPAFHKSCDEMIKEWESLASKDGSSCLLDVWPSLQQLTADVISRTAFGSSYQEGRKMFELLKEQLMLVANAIQSVYIPGWRFLPTKMNKRMKKIDREVKGLLKGIINKRERATGAGEASKHDLLGTLIESKFKDIQGDGKVRMSIEDVIEECKLFYLAGQETTSVLLVWTMILLGQNQNWQDRARQEVFHVFGSNKPDFDGLSHLKVVTMILYEVLRLYPPVHIISRTTHKKTQLGKFSLPAGVQVDLPTVLIHRDKELWGDDANEFNPERFSEGVSKATKSQLSFIPFGGGPRICIGQNFAMIEAKLALSLILLHFDFELSPSYAHAPSAPMIRPQYGAPIILQKR; this is translated from the exons ATG GTAAGAAC TGTGAAAGATGTCTTCACAAAACTTGATGATTTTCTTAAGCCAGTATCAAACCCATTTCTTAATTTCCTAATAACGGGTCTTATAAGCTATGAAGGTGAGAAATGGGCAAAGCGTAGGAGGATTATCAACCCAACATTCCATGTAGAGAAACTAAAG CAAATGTTACCCGCCTTTCACAAAAGTTGTGATGAGATGATTAAGGAATGGGAGAGCTTGGCTTCCAAAGATGGCTCATCATGTCTGTTGGATGTTTGGCCATCTCTACAACAGTTGACGGCTGACGTAATTTCTCGAACAGCATTTGGAAGTAGCTATCAGGAAGGAAGGAAAATGTTTGAACTCCTCAAAGAGCAATTAATGCTTGTAGCAAATGCCATACAAAGTGTGTACATACCAGGATGGAG GTTTCTACCAACGAAGATGAACAAGAGGATGAAGAAAATTGACAGAGAGGTAAAAGGTTTACTTAAGGgtataataaataaaagagagagggCCACTGGGGCAGGTGAAGCCTCTAAACATGACTTATTAGGTACACTTATAGAGTCAAAATTCAAGGACATCCAGGGAGATGGGAAGGTTCGGATGAGTATTGAAGATGTAATTGAGGAATGTAAGCTGTTTTACCTTGCTGGGCAAGAGACCACTTCAGTGTTGCTGGTTTGGACAATGATATTACTTGGTCAAAATCAGAATTGGCAAGATCGAGCAAGACAAGAGGTTTTTCATGTCTTTGGAAGCAACAAGCCAGACTTTGATGGACTATCTCACCTAAAAGTA GTAACCATGATTTTATATGAAGTTCTTCGATTGTACCCACCTGTGCATATTATCTCTCGAACCACTCACAAGAAAACACAACTCGGGAAATTCTCACTACCAGCTGGAGTCCAAGTCGACTTACCAACAGTGCTCATTCACCGTGACAAAGAACTGTGGGGTGATGATGCAAACGAGTTCAATCCTGAGAGGTTTTCGGAAGGAGTTTCTAAGGCAACAAAGAGCCAACTCTCATTTATCCCTTTCGGAGGTGGTCCCCGGATTTGCATTGGACAAAACTTTGCTATGATAGAAGCGAAGTTGGCCTTGTCATTGATCTTGCTACACTTTGACTTCGAGCTTTCTCCATCTTATGCTCATGCTCCTTCTGCACCTATGATTAGACCACAGTATGGAGCTCCTATCATTTTACAGAAGCGCTAA
- the LOC112166881 gene encoding cytochrome P450 CYP72A219 isoform X1, with translation MEVAVSSWVALSLVFVSILIRWAWGVLNWLWLKPKKLERCLRGQGLKGNSYRLFYGDMKENSVMLTQAKSKPMNLSSSHDIASRFIPFLDRTVKTYGKNSFVWIGPIPRVNIMDPEDVKDVLTKLDDFRKPLNPLMKMLITGVASYEDEKWAKHRRIINPTFHVEKLKRMLPAFHQSCDQMIKEWESWVSKQGSSCELDVWPSFQNLTADAISRTAFGSSYEEGRKIFKLLKEQISYVVKSMQSVYIPGWRFLPTKMNNRMKQVDKEITGLLKGIINKREQAIKAGEATKDDLLGALMESNLNDIQEHGKNNKDVGMSIEDVIGECKLFYFAGQESTSVLLVWTVVLLGQNQIWQDQARQEVLQVFGSNKPDFDGLSHLKVVTMILLEVLRLYPALVVLFRTTNKTIQLGKFSLPAGVEVGLSTLLIHRDKELWGDDANEFKPERFLKGVSKATKSPYSFIPFGGGPRICIGQNFALTEAKLAIALILQHFTFVLSPSYAHAPSAPMIKPQYGVPIILQKR, from the exons ATGGAAGTAGCAGTGAGCAGTTGGGTAGCACTGAGCCTTGTTTTTGTTAGCATACTAATAAGATGGGCATGGGGTGTGCTCAATTGGTTATGGCTGAAGCCGAAGAAGCTGGAAAGATGTTTGAGGGGGCAAGGCCTTAAAGGCAATTCCTACAGGCTCTTTTATGGAGACATGAAGGAAAACTCCGTCATGCTCACACaagcaaaatccaaacccatgaACCTCTCAAGCTCCCATGACATAGCATCAAGATTCATCCCTTTTCTCGATCGAACCGTGAAAACTTACG gtaAGAACTCTTTTGTTTGGATTGGCCCCATACCAAGGGTGAACATTATGGATCCTGAAGATGTGAAAGATGTCTTGACAAAGCTAGATGATTTCCGGAAGCCATTAAACCCACTTATGAAGATGCTAATAACAGGTGTTGCAAGCTATGAAGATGAGAAATGGGCTAAACACAGAAGAATTATCAACCCAACATTCCATGTAGAGAAGCTAAAG CGTATGTTACCGGCATTTCACCAAAGTTGTGATCAGATGATTAAGGAGTGGGAGAGCTGGGTCTCAAAACAGGGTTCATCATGTGAGTTGGATGTCTGGCCTTCTTTTCAAAATTTAACGGCTGATGCGATTTCTCGAACAGCGTTTGGAAGTAGCTATGAAGAAGGTAGAAAAATATTTAAACTCCTAAAAGAACAGATATCATATGTAGTAAAAAGCATGCAAAGTGTCTACATTCCAGGATGGAG gTTTCTACCAACTAAGATGAACAACAGGATGAAGCAAGTTGACAAAGAAATAACAGGTTTACTCAAGGGTAttataaataaaagagagcagGCCATTAAGGCAGGTGAAGCAACCAAAGATGACTTATTAGGTGCACTTATGGAATCAAACTTGAACGACATTCAGGAACATGGGAAGAACAACAAAGATGTTGGGATGAGTATTGAAGACGTGATTGGGGAGTGTAAGCTCTTTTACTTTGCTGGGCAAGAGTCCACTTCAGTATTGCTGGTTTGGACAGTCGTTTTACTTGGTCAAAATCAGATTTGGCAAGATCAAGCAAGACAAGAGGTTCTGCAAGTCTTTGGAAGCAACAAGCCAGACTTTGATGGCCTAAGTCACCTTAAAGTT GTAACCATGATTTTACTTGAAGTTCTTCGATTGTACCCAGCACTGGTTGTGCTTTTTCGAACCACTAACAAGACCATACAACTCGGGAAATTCTCACTACCAGCTGGAGTCGAAGTGGGCTTATCAACACTGCTCATTCACCGTGACAAGGAACTGTGGGGTGATGATGCAAACGAGTTCAAGCCTGAGAGGTTTTTAAAAGGAGTTTCTAAGGCAACAAAGAGCCCATACTCATTCATCCCTTTCGGAGGCGGTCCTCGAATTTGCATTGGGCAAAACTTTGCTCTGACAGAGGCAAAATTGGCCATAGCATTGATCTTGCAACACTTTACCTTTGTGCTTTCTCCATCTTATGCTCATGCTCCTTCTGCACCTATGATTAAACCACAGTATGGTGTTCCTATCATTCTACAGAAGCGTTAA
- the LOC112166882 gene encoding cytochrome P450 72A14 isoform X5, whose product MQMLPAFHKSCDEMIKEWESLASKDGSSCLLDVWPSLQQLTADVISRTAFGSSYQEGRKMFELLKEQLMLVANAIQSVYIPGWRFLPTKMNKRMKKIDREVKGLLKGIINKRERATGAGEASKHDLLGTLIESKFKDIQGDGKVRMSIEDVIEECKLFYLAGQETTSVLLVWTMILLGQNQNWQDRARQEVFHVFGSNKPDFDGLSHLKVVTMILYEVLRLYPPVHIISRTTHKKTQLGKFSLPAGVQVDLPTVLIHRDKELWGDDANEFNPERFSEGVSKATKSQLSFIPFGGGPRICIGQNFAMIEAKLALSLILLHFDFELSPSYAHAPSAPMIRPQYGAPIILQKR is encoded by the exons ATG CAAATGTTACCCGCCTTTCACAAAAGTTGTGATGAGATGATTAAGGAATGGGAGAGCTTGGCTTCCAAAGATGGCTCATCATGTCTGTTGGATGTTTGGCCATCTCTACAACAGTTGACGGCTGACGTAATTTCTCGAACAGCATTTGGAAGTAGCTATCAGGAAGGAAGGAAAATGTTTGAACTCCTCAAAGAGCAATTAATGCTTGTAGCAAATGCCATACAAAGTGTGTACATACCAGGATGGAG GTTTCTACCAACGAAGATGAACAAGAGGATGAAGAAAATTGACAGAGAGGTAAAAGGTTTACTTAAGGgtataataaataaaagagagagggCCACTGGGGCAGGTGAAGCCTCTAAACATGACTTATTAGGTACACTTATAGAGTCAAAATTCAAGGACATCCAGGGAGATGGGAAGGTTCGGATGAGTATTGAAGATGTAATTGAGGAATGTAAGCTGTTTTACCTTGCTGGGCAAGAGACCACTTCAGTGTTGCTGGTTTGGACAATGATATTACTTGGTCAAAATCAGAATTGGCAAGATCGAGCAAGACAAGAGGTTTTTCATGTCTTTGGAAGCAACAAGCCAGACTTTGATGGACTATCTCACCTAAAAGTA GTAACCATGATTTTATATGAAGTTCTTCGATTGTACCCACCTGTGCATATTATCTCTCGAACCACTCACAAGAAAACACAACTCGGGAAATTCTCACTACCAGCTGGAGTCCAAGTCGACTTACCAACAGTGCTCATTCACCGTGACAAAGAACTGTGGGGTGATGATGCAAACGAGTTCAATCCTGAGAGGTTTTCGGAAGGAGTTTCTAAGGCAACAAAGAGCCAACTCTCATTTATCCCTTTCGGAGGTGGTCCCCGGATTTGCATTGGACAAAACTTTGCTATGATAGAAGCGAAGTTGGCCTTGTCATTGATCTTGCTACACTTTGACTTCGAGCTTTCTCCATCTTATGCTCATGCTCCTTCTGCACCTATGATTAGACCACAGTATGGAGCTCCTATCATTTTACAGAAGCGCTAA
- the LOC112166882 gene encoding cytochrome P450 72A15 isoform X2 — translation MEVTLASWVSLSLVLVSIILRWAWSVLDWVWLKPKKLERCLREQGLQGNSYKFLYGDVEENSILLKHAKSKPMNLSTCHDIAPRLIPLLDQTVKTYGLISYEGEKWAKRRRIINPTFHVEKLKQMLPAFHKSCDEMIKEWESLASKDGSSCLLDVWPSLQQLTADVISRTAFGSSYQEGRKMFELLKEQLMLVANAIQSVYIPGWRFLPTKMNKRMKKIDREVKGLLKGIINKRERATGAGEASKHDLLGTLIESKFKDIQGDGKVRMSIEDVIEECKLFYLAGQETTSVLLVWTMILLGQNQNWQDRARQEVFHVFGSNKPDFDGLSHLKVVTMILYEVLRLYPPVHIISRTTHKKTQLGKFSLPAGVQVDLPTVLIHRDKELWGDDANEFNPERFSEGVSKATKSQLSFIPFGGGPRICIGQNFAMIEAKLALSLILLHFDFELSPSYAHAPSAPMIRPQYGAPIILQKR, via the exons ATGGAAGTAACACTGGCTAGTTGGGTATCGCTGAGCCTTGTTTTGGTTAGCATAATACTGAGATGGGCATGGAGTGTGCTGGATTGGGTTTGGCTGAAGCCGAAGAAACTAGAAAGATGTTTGAGGGAGCAAGGCCTTCAAGGCAATTCCTACAAGTTCTTGTATGGGGATGTGGAGGAGAACTCTATCCTGCTAAAACatgcaaaatccaaacccatgaACCTCTCCACCTGCCATGACATAGCACCACGACTCATCCCTCTTCTCGATCAAACCGTAAAAACTTATG GTCTTATAAGCTATGAAGGTGAGAAATGGGCAAAGCGTAGGAGGATTATCAACCCAACATTCCATGTAGAGAAACTAAAG CAAATGTTACCCGCCTTTCACAAAAGTTGTGATGAGATGATTAAGGAATGGGAGAGCTTGGCTTCCAAAGATGGCTCATCATGTCTGTTGGATGTTTGGCCATCTCTACAACAGTTGACGGCTGACGTAATTTCTCGAACAGCATTTGGAAGTAGCTATCAGGAAGGAAGGAAAATGTTTGAACTCCTCAAAGAGCAATTAATGCTTGTAGCAAATGCCATACAAAGTGTGTACATACCAGGATGGAG GTTTCTACCAACGAAGATGAACAAGAGGATGAAGAAAATTGACAGAGAGGTAAAAGGTTTACTTAAGGgtataataaataaaagagagagggCCACTGGGGCAGGTGAAGCCTCTAAACATGACTTATTAGGTACACTTATAGAGTCAAAATTCAAGGACATCCAGGGAGATGGGAAGGTTCGGATGAGTATTGAAGATGTAATTGAGGAATGTAAGCTGTTTTACCTTGCTGGGCAAGAGACCACTTCAGTGTTGCTGGTTTGGACAATGATATTACTTGGTCAAAATCAGAATTGGCAAGATCGAGCAAGACAAGAGGTTTTTCATGTCTTTGGAAGCAACAAGCCAGACTTTGATGGACTATCTCACCTAAAAGTA GTAACCATGATTTTATATGAAGTTCTTCGATTGTACCCACCTGTGCATATTATCTCTCGAACCACTCACAAGAAAACACAACTCGGGAAATTCTCACTACCAGCTGGAGTCCAAGTCGACTTACCAACAGTGCTCATTCACCGTGACAAAGAACTGTGGGGTGATGATGCAAACGAGTTCAATCCTGAGAGGTTTTCGGAAGGAGTTTCTAAGGCAACAAAGAGCCAACTCTCATTTATCCCTTTCGGAGGTGGTCCCCGGATTTGCATTGGACAAAACTTTGCTATGATAGAAGCGAAGTTGGCCTTGTCATTGATCTTGCTACACTTTGACTTCGAGCTTTCTCCATCTTATGCTCATGCTCCTTCTGCACCTATGATTAGACCACAGTATGGAGCTCCTATCATTTTACAGAAGCGCTAA